In Capricornis sumatraensis isolate serow.1 chromosome 16, serow.2, whole genome shotgun sequence, a genomic segment contains:
- the LOC138092688 gene encoding olfactory receptor 51F1-like encodes MRSTGNSTSPTFFLTGVPGLEAFHIWFSIPFCCLCVIALLGNSTILYVVITNSSLHEPMYYFLSMLSTTDIGITMSSLPTTLGVLWFNARVISLDACILQMFFLHGFTLMESSVLLAMAFDRFVAICNPLRYAMILTNSRIIKAGMVIFVRMLVNLMPLLLLLKRLSFCGPNVLSHSYCYHPDVIKCSCSSIKVNSICGLVALILTSGVDIPCIFLSYMLIIKSILSIASPEERQKAFGTCISHLGAVAIFYIPWVILALVHRFGHSAPPYVHTLMSNLHFLFPPVLNPIIYSVKTKQIRKAFYKLLPNTE; translated from the coding sequence ATGCGGTCGACTGGTAATTCCACTTCCCCAACTTTCTTCTTGACTGGAGTTCCAGGGCTAGAAGCTTTTCACATCTGGTTTTCTATCCCCTTTTGCTGCCTTTGTGTGATTGCCCTTTTGGGGAATAGCACCATCCTGTATGTAGTGATCACAAACTCCAGCCTCCATGAGCCCATGTACTACTTCCTCTCCATGCTCTCCACCACCGACATTGGCATCACTATGTCCTCTCTTCCCACAACACTTGGTGTCCTCTGGTTCAATGCCAGGGTCATCAGCCTGGATGCTTGCATTCTGCAGATGTTCTTTCTGCATGGATTCACCCTCATGGAATCTTCTGTGCTTTTGGCCATGGCTTTTGACCGCTTTGTTGCCATCTGCAACCCCCTAAGATATGCTATGATTCTAACCAACTCTAGAATCATCAAAGCTGGTATGGTAATTTTTGTACGAATGCTGGTCAACCTGATGCCCTTGCTCCTGCTCCTTAAGAGGTTATCCTTCTGTGGTCCTAATGTGCTTTCTCATTCCTATTGCTACCATCCTGATGTGATTAAGTGTTCTTGCTCAAGTATCAAGGTCAACAGTAtctgtggtttagttgctctcATTCTGACCTCAGGTGTAGATATTCCCTGCATTTTCCTCTCCTACATGCTGATCATCAAGTCCATCCTTAGCATCGCCTCCCCAGAGGAAAGGCAAAAGGCTTTCGGCACTTGCATCTCTCACCTTGGTGCTGTTGCCATCTTCTACATCCCCTGGGTCATCTTGGCTTTGGTACATCGGTTTGGGCATAGTGCTCCTCCATATGTCCATACACTGATGTCAAATCTCCATTTTCTATTTCCCCCAGTGCTGAACCCTATTATATATAGTGTGAAGACCAAACAAATCCGTAAAGCTTTCTACAAACTATTGCCAAACACAGAGTAG
- the LOC138092680 gene encoding olfactory receptor 51F1-like — translation MLPVQENMEILDNSTSKFPTFLLTGIPGLEFAHAWISIPFCCLYATALSGNSMILFVIITQQSLHEPMYCFLSMLSAADLGLTVSTMSTTLSILWFDANEISLDMCIIQMFFLHGFAVIESGVLVAMAFDRYVAICDPLRYTTILTNYRIIQMGLLMVIRTVVLIVPLLLLLKPLSFCGGNVLSHSYCYHPDVIKLACSDTRANSICGLIDLILTTGVDTPCIVLSYILIIHSVLSISSPQERHKVFSTCVSHIGAVSIFYIPMISLSLVHRYGQSAPKVVHSMMANMYLLFPPVLNPIIYSVKTKQIRNAILRLLLMK, via the coding sequence ATGTTACCAGTCCAGGAAAACATGGAAATCTTAGATAATTCAACATCTAAATTTCCAACTTTCTTGTTGACTGGAATTCCTGGCCTAGAGTTTGCCCATGCTTGGATCTCCATTCCCTTCTGCTGTCTTTATGCCACTGCCCTCTCTGGGAACAGCATGATCCTGTTTGTCATCATCACCCAGCAGAGTCTGCATGAGCCCATGTACTGTTTCCTCTCCATGCTGTCAGCTGCTGACTTGGGTTTGACTGTTTCTACAATGTCAACCACATTAAGTATCCTCTGGTTTGATGCAAATGAAATCAGTCTAGATATGTGCATTATTCAGATGTTTTTTCTTCATGGGTTTGCCGTCATAGAATCTGGGGTGCTGGTGGCTATGGCCTTTGACCGTTATGTGGCCATCTGTGATCCTCTGAGGTACACCACCATTCTCACTAATTATAGAATCATCCAGATGGGTCTCTTGATGGTTATACGCACTGTAGTATTAATTGTACCACTACTTTTGCTTCTTAAGCCCCTCAGTTTTTGTGGAGGGAATGTGCTTTCCCACTCCTACTGCTATCATccagatgtgattaaattagcATGTTCAGATACTCGGGCCAATAGCATCTGTGGATTAATTGATCTCATCTTGACCACAGGAGTAGATACGCCATGCATTGTTCTGTCTTATATCTTGATCATTCACTCTGTTCTCAGTATTTCCTCCCCTCAAGAACGACATAAAGTTTTTagcacctgtgtctcccacattggagcaGTTTCTATTTTCTACATCCCCATGATTAGCTTGTCATTAGTGCATCGCTATGGGCAATCAGCCCCCAAAGTTGTCCATTCAATGATGGCCAATATGtacctgctttttcctcctgtgctCAACCCCATCATCTACAGTGTAAAAACAAAGCAGATTCGCAATGCTATACTCAGGCTTCTTCTTATGAAATAG